The Diceros bicornis minor isolate mBicDic1 chromosome 22 unlocalized genomic scaffold, mDicBic1.mat.cur SUPER_22_unloc_1, whole genome shotgun sequence genome has a window encoding:
- the LOC131401902 gene encoding ral guanine nucleotide dissociation stimulator-like, translated as MDAELFRKVVPSQCLGSTWGKRNKPSNEHLAHTVRATIDHFRRVASLVITTCLGDPSMMAQDRECKILKNFSSPCTVISVLQKTSIYHLKNTWGKFPGGESSEKLKEHYSQDESLSRELMTKGNGRMVIVWCRPHMGVMRRGLPRLPLGNQPP; from the exons atggatgcg gagctcttccggaaggtggtgccctctcagtgcctgggctccacctggggcaagaggaacaagcccagcaatgagcacctggcacacaccgtccgggccaccatcgaccacttcagaagggtggccagcctcgtcatcaccacctgcctcggggacccgagcatgatggcccaggacagg gagtgcaagatcctgaagaacttctcctcgccctgcactgtcatctctgttctgcagaaaacatccatataccacctgaagaacacatgggggaagtttcctggtgg ggagagctctgaaaaacttaaggagcactatagccaagacgagtccttgagcagagaactgatgaccaag ggaaatggaaggatggtgatcgtgtggtgcaggcctcacatgggggtgatgag gaggggccttccacgtttgcccCTCGGaaatcagcccccatag